From the genome of Acidobacteriota bacterium, one region includes:
- a CDS encoding FixH family protein, producing the protein MTTLQLSSDNPQLTHLMKTLRRDDRSRARRITSVVVIMAALVSLTACGSAMRLLHGTGAKRPAATEFGLGPRASANRLYIATLETETQLRTRRLQTVRVGIVDADGRAVDGATLAIDGGMPEHGHGLPTRPRMTRVLGEGAYEVEGVRFNMGGWWEFKVTITSERGADTVTFNLSL; encoded by the coding sequence ATGACGACCCTACAGCTTAGTTCGGACAACCCGCAGCTGACGCACCTGATGAAGACCCTGCGGCGTGACGACCGGTCTCGCGCACGGCGAATCACCTCAGTCGTGGTGATTATGGCCGCCCTGGTCAGTCTCACGGCGTGCGGATCGGCCATGAGGCTGCTCCACGGGACGGGGGCCAAGCGTCCCGCCGCGACCGAGTTCGGCCTTGGACCGCGCGCCTCGGCCAACCGCCTCTACATCGCCACACTCGAGACCGAGACCCAGCTGCGCACGCGCCGGCTGCAGACCGTTCGCGTCGGCATCGTGGACGCCGACGGCCGGGCCGTGGACGGCGCCACCCTGGCCATTGACGGCGGCATGCCCGAGCACGGCCATGGCCTGCCGACGCGGCCGCGCATGACCCGCGTCCTCGGCGAGGGCGCCTACGAGGTCGAGGGCGTGCGCTTCAACATGGGCGGCTGGTGGGAGTTCAAGGTCACCATCACCTCCGAGCGCGGCGCTGACACCGTCACGTTCAACTTGAGCCTGTGA
- a CDS encoding MFS transporter, which produces MLRLPPWTNGGYCDGMSLPFAFGHPAAASQRTTSWPLAALSLVMLMPSLDTSIANAGLPALAQALGASFQQAQWIVLSYLLAITTVIVSAGRLGDMIGRRSLLLAAIVGFTLASLLCGLATSLWMLLAARATQGIAAAAMMAMAIALVGDAVPAANTGRAMGLLGSMSAIGTGLGPSLGGILIATFGWRSIFLVNLPAGIIAFELVRRQVAGDGQSRPARGQRFDLAGTVLLAITLGAYALSATLASTMVGGLTTALLLMSLLAGGAFYVVEARTDSPLIRLSTLRNRVVRSGLVMTALVSTVMMTTLVVGPFYLSRVFGLDPLTAGFALSAGPVVSALTGVPAGRLVDRFGAHHMAVLGLIGIAVGAIGLVTLPSTLGLVGYLGPIALMTSSYATFQAANNTAIMSGMAGDHRGVVAGLLSLSRNLGLITGAAVMGAVFAANLAANDPMTAAPAAVAAAMRVTFAIAAAVIGVALVAAYEA; this is translated from the coding sequence ATGCTGCGTCTTCCGCCATGGACCAACGGCGGCTACTGTGACGGCATGTCGCTGCCCTTTGCCTTCGGTCACCCGGCCGCTGCCAGCCAACGAACCACCAGTTGGCCTCTCGCGGCGCTGTCCCTGGTGATGTTGATGCCGTCGCTCGATACCAGCATCGCCAACGCCGGCCTGCCGGCGCTGGCGCAGGCGCTCGGCGCGTCATTCCAGCAAGCGCAATGGATCGTGCTCTCTTACTTGCTGGCGATCACGACGGTGATTGTCTCCGCCGGACGGCTGGGCGACATGATTGGCCGCCGCTCGCTGTTGCTCGCCGCCATCGTGGGGTTCACGCTGGCCTCGCTGCTGTGCGGCCTGGCGACCTCGCTGTGGATGCTGCTCGCCGCCCGGGCGACCCAGGGCATTGCCGCGGCCGCCATGATGGCCATGGCCATCGCGCTGGTGGGCGACGCCGTTCCCGCCGCGAACACGGGCCGGGCGATGGGACTGCTGGGATCGATGTCGGCGATCGGCACTGGCCTGGGGCCGTCTCTCGGCGGCATCCTGATCGCCACGTTCGGATGGCGGTCGATCTTCCTGGTCAACCTGCCCGCCGGCATCATCGCCTTTGAGCTGGTGCGCCGGCAGGTGGCCGGCGACGGGCAGAGCCGGCCGGCCCGCGGCCAGCGCTTCGATCTCGCCGGGACGGTGCTGCTCGCTATCACGCTCGGCGCCTATGCGCTGTCGGCCACGCTGGCTTCGACCATGGTCGGCGGCCTCACCACGGCCCTGCTGCTGATGTCGCTGCTGGCAGGGGGCGCCTTCTACGTCGTCGAAGCGCGAACGGACTCCCCCCTGATTCGACTCTCGACCCTCCGCAACCGGGTTGTCAGGAGCGGCCTGGTGATGACCGCGCTCGTCTCGACGGTGATGATGACCACGCTCGTCGTCGGCCCCTTCTACCTGTCCCGTGTCTTCGGCCTGGATCCGCTGACGGCCGGCTTCGCGCTTTCAGCCGGGCCGGTCGTCTCGGCCCTGACGGGCGTGCCGGCGGGCCGGCTGGTGGACCGGTTCGGCGCGCACCACATGGCGGTGCTCGGCCTGATCGGGATTGCCGTGGGCGCGATCGGCCTGGTCACGCTGCCCTCAACGCTCGGCCTCGTCGGCTACCTGGGCCCGATCGCGCTGATGACCTCCAGTTACGCCACCTTTCAGGCCGCCAACAACACCGCCATCATGTCCGGCATGGCCGGCGATCATCGCGGGGTGGTCGCGGGCTTGCTCAGCCTGTCGCGCAATCTCGGATTGATTACCGGCGCTGCCGTCATGGGCGCCGTGTTTGCGGCCAACCTTGCCGCGAATGACCCGATGACGGCGGCACCCGCGGCTGTCGCGGCGGCGATGCGGGTCACCTTCGCGATTGCCGCGGCCGTCATCGGTGTCGCCCTCGTTGCGGCTTATGAAGCGTGA
- the nhaA gene encoding Na+/H+ antiporter NhaA yields MHIQSASGIVLLLCTAVALTLANSPLAGWFAGLWKTPVSLGLGSFTVSGDVGHLIVNDGLMTLFFFVVGLELKRELVHGELRDPRKALLPVFAALGGVMLPAGIYLALQWGEPGQRGWAIPMATDIAFVVGFLALFGQRVPLGLKILLLSLAIVDDLVAVLIIAFVFTETIAWSWLGAAALAFAIIVAFQRIGVRAVGVYVAVGAFIWLAFLQSGVHPTVAGVLLGLLTPSTAWIGAQTLADVLQASWQRATGSGEAPHADPAVAGTARFAAHESVSPLHRLEHGLHPWVAFVIMPVFALANAGVTLTPSSLGEPVAVAVAVALAVGKPVGILLLCAVAIRLRVTDLPEGVTWGMLAGGACLAGIGFTMALFLNTLSFPVGEFAALESAGKVGTLAGSVASAIMGAAILAIVLARPGRPRT; encoded by the coding sequence ATGCACATTCAGTCGGCGAGCGGCATCGTGCTGCTGCTCTGTACCGCCGTGGCCCTCACGCTGGCCAACTCCCCGCTGGCGGGGTGGTTTGCCGGCCTGTGGAAGACACCGGTGTCGCTGGGGCTCGGATCGTTCACGGTGTCCGGGGACGTCGGGCACCTGATCGTCAACGACGGCCTGATGACCCTGTTCTTCTTCGTCGTCGGGCTGGAGTTGAAACGCGAACTGGTGCACGGAGAACTGCGTGATCCCCGCAAGGCGCTGCTGCCGGTCTTTGCCGCCCTGGGCGGCGTCATGCTGCCGGCCGGCATCTACCTCGCGCTGCAGTGGGGTGAACCGGGGCAGCGGGGATGGGCGATCCCGATGGCCACCGACATCGCGTTCGTCGTCGGCTTTCTCGCGCTGTTCGGACAGCGGGTGCCGCTCGGCTTGAAGATCCTGTTGTTGTCGCTGGCCATCGTCGATGACCTGGTGGCCGTGCTGATCATCGCCTTCGTGTTTACCGAGACGATCGCCTGGAGCTGGCTTGGCGCGGCGGCACTCGCGTTTGCCATCATCGTGGCGTTCCAGCGCATCGGCGTCCGCGCGGTGGGTGTCTACGTGGCAGTCGGCGCGTTCATCTGGCTCGCGTTCCTGCAGTCGGGCGTTCACCCCACGGTCGCGGGGGTGCTGCTCGGCCTGCTGACACCGTCAACAGCCTGGATCGGTGCGCAGACGCTTGCGGACGTCTTGCAGGCGAGCTGGCAACGCGCAACCGGAAGCGGGGAAGCGCCACACGCGGATCCCGCGGTCGCCGGAACGGCGCGGTTCGCGGCGCACGAGTCGGTCTCGCCCCTGCACCGTCTCGAACACGGCCTGCATCCCTGGGTGGCGTTTGTGATCATGCCGGTGTTTGCCCTCGCGAACGCCGGCGTCACGCTCACCCCGTCGAGCCTGGGTGAGCCGGTCGCGGTCGCGGTCGCCGTCGCGCTGGCTGTCGGGAAACCGGTCGGCATTCTCCTGCTCTGCGCGGTCGCGATTCGCCTGCGCGTGACCGACCTGCCCGAGGGGGTGACCTGGGGCATGCTGGCGGGCGGCGCTTGCCTCGCGGGCATTGGCTTCACCATGGCCCTGTTCCTCAATACGCTCTCGTTTCCGGTCGGCGAGTTCGCCGCGCTGGAGTCGGCCGGCAAGGTCGGCACTCTCGCCGGGTCGGTGGCCAGCGCGATCATGGGTGCGGCTATCTTGGCGATCGTCCTGGCCCGACCCGGAAGACCACGCACGTGA
- a CDS encoding cytochrome c peroxidase encodes MGNAANRFIVLSALMLLGVTVAATSSGADGWAPAQLDELRSLSLGALEPVPADPTNRVADDPRAARLGERLFFDTRLSADGKVACGTCHQPHRDFQDGIALARGVGVTDRRTMPIAATSRAPFLFWDGRKDSLWAQALGPLESPVEHGGTRAQYARVVAEHYRAEYEDLFGPLPDFASGPDAVTGVFVNIGKAIAAYERRIEFGPSRFDRYVEAIGNRLPADGILTDDEVAGLKLFMGKGNCTQCHNGPLLTNNEFHNTGVPRRAGVPADAGRFAGATAVLNDEFNCRSRWSDAKESCVELDVLITNDHGQQRAYKVPSLRNVAGRAPYMNAGQFATLEQVLDHYNRAPAAPAGHSELQPLRLKARELKQLEAFLHALTGPTIVNGVTLAGPAR; translated from the coding sequence ATGGGGAACGCTGCCAATCGCTTCATCGTGCTGAGCGCGCTCATGCTGCTCGGCGTCACGGTGGCCGCCACCTCGTCGGGTGCTGACGGGTGGGCCCCGGCGCAGCTCGACGAGCTGCGCTCCCTCTCGCTCGGCGCGCTCGAGCCGGTCCCGGCCGATCCGACCAACCGGGTCGCGGACGACCCGCGCGCGGCCCGGCTCGGCGAGCGCCTGTTCTTCGACACGCGCCTCAGCGCCGACGGCAAGGTGGCGTGTGGCACCTGCCATCAACCACATCGCGACTTCCAGGATGGTATTGCCCTGGCGCGAGGCGTTGGCGTGACCGACCGGCGGACGATGCCGATCGCCGCGACCTCGCGTGCGCCGTTCCTGTTCTGGGATGGACGCAAGGACAGCCTGTGGGCGCAAGCCCTTGGGCCACTCGAGAGCCCGGTCGAACACGGCGGCACGCGCGCCCAGTACGCGCGCGTGGTCGCCGAGCACTACCGCGCTGAGTACGAAGACCTGTTCGGCCCGCTGCCAGACTTTGCTTCAGGGCCAGACGCCGTCACCGGGGTGTTCGTCAACATCGGCAAGGCCATCGCGGCGTATGAACGGCGAATCGAGTTCGGGCCCTCGCGGTTCGATCGCTATGTCGAAGCGATCGGGAATCGCCTGCCGGCGGACGGCATCCTGACGGACGACGAGGTCGCCGGACTCAAGCTGTTCATGGGCAAGGGAAACTGCACCCAGTGCCATAACGGACCGCTGCTGACGAACAACGAGTTCCACAACACCGGCGTCCCCCGGCGCGCCGGCGTGCCGGCGGACGCCGGCCGCTTCGCCGGCGCCACCGCGGTGCTGAACGACGAGTTCAACTGCCGCAGCCGCTGGAGCGATGCGAAGGAGAGCTGTGTGGAACTCGACGTCCTGATCACCAACGATCATGGTCAGCAGCGCGCGTACAAGGTACCGTCGCTGCGCAACGTCGCCGGGCGTGCGCCCTACATGAACGCGGGCCAGTTCGCGACGCTCGAGCAGGTGCTCGACCACTACAATCGCGCGCCGGCGGCACCGGCGGGGCACTCCGAGCTTCAGCCACTGCGCCTGAAGGCCCGGGAACTCAAGCAACTGGAGGCGTTTCTTCACGCACTGACCGGGCCGACCATCGTGAATGGCGTCACCCTGGCAGGCCCGGCGCGATGA
- a CDS encoding alpha/beta-hydrolase family protein, with amino-acid sequence MISGVFLARTTPWLQAVWQSMSVVGLSLGTLFLAYSLTPSLLPRPVVFQGVVSGLSLAAGYALGVCGVGLWSYLELPLLDPRRHRRLTQAATAVSVTIAIVFLWQASEWQNSVRRLMLLPDEDGVRPLSVAAIVGLVFGALAGVAWAFKRTFTYLSVRLRHVFPRRVANVLGAVAAVAVFWVVAEGVFFRTALGLADSISQQVDGAIPPEAAPPAEAARTGSTASLIAWEDLGHQGRAFVSSGPTADQLHAFFGEPTLTPLRVYVGLNAADTPEARAQLALRELQRVGGFKRSVLLLVTPTGTGWVDPAALTPVEYLHRGNIASVAMQYSYLPSVLALPTDGAYGAESARALFRAVYGHWTQLPRETRPKLYLYGVSLGALNAERSFDAYDIVADPFQGALLTGLPFRSALWQTIVDGRTPGSPAWLPRYREGSVIRFMNQDGGLERGDAEWGPFRIAVLQYASDPMTFFSTSTLYRRPAWLAEPRARDVSSALRWYPVVTTLQLAADMAVANTAPAGFGHNFAGVHYASAWLALMEPAGWSPPDIERLNDLLSSRDLDTAR; translated from the coding sequence ATGATTTCAGGCGTGTTCCTGGCACGGACAACACCCTGGTTGCAGGCCGTGTGGCAGTCGATGTCGGTCGTCGGCCTGTCGCTCGGCACCTTGTTCCTCGCGTACTCGTTGACGCCGAGCCTGCTCCCCAGGCCTGTGGTGTTCCAGGGCGTGGTCTCGGGCCTGTCGCTCGCGGCCGGTTACGCACTCGGCGTGTGCGGGGTTGGGCTCTGGTCGTATCTCGAGCTGCCCCTGCTGGATCCGCGACGCCATCGCCGGTTGACGCAAGCCGCGACCGCAGTCAGCGTGACCATCGCGATCGTGTTCCTCTGGCAGGCATCCGAGTGGCAGAACTCCGTCCGTCGCCTGATGTTGCTTCCCGACGAGGACGGTGTTCGGCCGTTGAGCGTCGCGGCGATCGTGGGTCTCGTGTTCGGCGCGCTCGCCGGCGTCGCGTGGGCTTTCAAACGCACCTTCACGTATCTCTCGGTCCGGCTGCGGCACGTGTTCCCCAGGCGCGTCGCGAACGTGCTGGGCGCAGTCGCCGCCGTGGCCGTCTTCTGGGTCGTGGCCGAGGGCGTGTTCTTCAGGACCGCGCTCGGACTGGCCGACAGCATCTCGCAGCAGGTGGACGGGGCGATTCCGCCTGAGGCGGCGCCGCCCGCGGAGGCGGCACGCACTGGCAGCACCGCGTCCCTCATTGCCTGGGAAGACCTGGGACACCAGGGTCGAGCGTTCGTATCGTCGGGACCAACGGCGGACCAGCTGCACGCGTTCTTCGGAGAACCGACGCTCACGCCGCTGCGGGTGTACGTGGGCCTGAATGCGGCCGACACGCCGGAGGCGCGCGCGCAACTGGCCCTCCGCGAACTCCAGCGTGTCGGAGGCTTCAAGCGATCGGTCCTGCTCCTGGTCACACCGACCGGCACCGGGTGGGTAGACCCGGCGGCGCTGACGCCGGTCGAGTATCTCCACCGGGGTAACATCGCGAGTGTCGCGATGCAGTACTCGTACTTGCCGAGTGTGCTGGCCCTGCCGACCGACGGCGCATACGGCGCCGAAAGCGCGCGCGCGCTGTTTCGAGCGGTCTACGGACACTGGACGCAGCTGCCCAGGGAAACACGACCCAAGCTGTATCTCTACGGCGTCAGCCTGGGCGCGCTCAACGCCGAGCGGTCGTTCGATGCCTACGACATCGTCGCCGACCCTTTTCAGGGGGCTCTGCTGACGGGCCTTCCGTTCCGAAGCGCGCTCTGGCAGACCATCGTCGATGGCCGCACCCCCGGTTCTCCCGCGTGGCTGCCACGCTATCGGGAGGGATCGGTGATCCGATTCATGAACCAGGACGGCGGCCTCGAGCGGGGTGACGCCGAGTGGGGACCGTTCCGCATCGCGGTGCTGCAATACGCCAGTGACCCCATGACGTTCTTCAGCACCTCGACCCTGTACCGCCGCCCGGCGTGGTTGGCGGAGCCAAGGGCCCGGGATGTGTCGTCCGCGCTGCGATGGTACCCGGTGGTGACGACGCTGCAGCTGGCGGCCGACATGGCCGTCGCGAATACCGCGCCGGCCGGCTTCGGCCACAACTTTGCCGGGGTGCACTACGCGAGCGCCTGGCTCGCCCTGATGGAGCCGGCGGGCTGGAGCCCGCCAGACATCGAGCGCCTGAATGACCTGTTGAGTAGCCGCGACCTCGACACGGCCCGCTAG
- a CDS encoding LysR family transcriptional regulator has translation MSTPDLNLLVILNVVLSEGSVVRAAERLQLSPSAMSRALARVREATGDPLLVRAGRGLVPTPRAMELKARTAAVVQEAEGLLRPAAAPDLKIVARTFTIRSREGFVENFGARLLAGLAREAPGVQLQFVAKLTRDSAALREGTVDLETAVVDQDTSPELRESPLFRDRYVGVVRKGHALSKGKVTASRYAAGEHILIARSGFGQTRVDEVLEPLGIERRIATTVSGFGTALALARDTDLIATVPERHTGNLRSGMWTFALPFAMPPFTVSLLWHPRMQADPVHQWLRARCHEVCAEGLPKRRA, from the coding sequence ATGTCCACGCCCGACCTCAACTTGCTGGTGATCCTGAACGTGGTCCTGAGCGAAGGCAGCGTCGTCCGCGCCGCCGAGCGCCTGCAGCTGAGTCCGTCGGCGATGAGCCGCGCGCTGGCGCGCGTCCGAGAGGCGACCGGCGATCCGTTGCTGGTCAGGGCGGGTCGTGGGCTGGTGCCGACGCCGCGGGCCATGGAACTGAAGGCACGCACCGCGGCGGTCGTCCAGGAGGCCGAAGGGCTGCTGCGACCGGCCGCGGCGCCGGACCTCAAGATCGTCGCGCGGACCTTCACGATCCGGTCGCGGGAGGGGTTTGTCGAGAATTTCGGGGCGCGCCTGCTGGCGGGGCTCGCCCGGGAGGCGCCCGGTGTCCAGCTCCAGTTCGTGGCGAAACTGACGCGAGACAGCGCGGCGCTTCGTGAGGGGACGGTCGACCTCGAGACCGCCGTCGTTGATCAAGACACCAGCCCGGAACTCCGCGAATCCCCGCTATTCCGCGATCGCTATGTCGGGGTCGTGCGCAAGGGTCATGCCCTGTCGAAGGGCAAGGTCACGGCCTCGCGGTATGCGGCCGGTGAACACATCCTGATCGCGCGCAGCGGCTTTGGTCAGACCCGGGTTGACGAGGTCCTGGAGCCGCTGGGCATTGAACGGCGGATCGCCACCACGGTCAGCGGGTTCGGGACCGCCCTGGCGCTCGCGCGCGACACCGATCTGATCGCGACCGTCCCCGAGCGGCACACCGGCAACCTGCGCTCGGGCATGTGGACGTTCGCCCTGCCGTTCGCCATGCCGCCGTTCACGGTTTCGCTGCTATGGCATCCGCGCATGCAGGCTGACCCGGTGCATCAATGGCTTCGCGCACGCTGTCATGAAGTCTGTGCCGAGGGGCTGCCGAAGCGCCGGGCTTAA
- a CDS encoding AraC family transcriptional regulator — protein MNKPAAGGTDRETRWAETPHWYLWDGGYLLVGRGEGVVPPHAHHAIQVGIAIDGEVELQGERGEWRRGSGFIVRADAVHSYKPCGALGAMIFVDPESAEGAWLSSSLRDDITPVPEARRVVCVRELKRHLDQPFESLGIPELIRHCVQALCPGVPPSRRLDERVTRVLASIRGSDELRISIEEAAAMAFLSPSRFAHLFKQQVGLPFRRYMLWRKLTRAMLVIGRGQTISTAAHEADFSDAAHLTRTFYQMVGLAPSLLMRGRFFEIAPPFEIPENS, from the coding sequence TTGAATAAACCTGCTGCCGGCGGGACTGATCGCGAGACCCGGTGGGCGGAGACGCCGCACTGGTACCTGTGGGATGGCGGCTACCTCCTGGTCGGCCGCGGCGAGGGCGTGGTTCCGCCGCACGCCCACCATGCCATCCAGGTCGGCATCGCCATTGACGGCGAGGTGGAGCTCCAGGGCGAGCGCGGCGAGTGGCGCCGCGGGAGCGGGTTCATCGTCCGGGCCGACGCCGTTCACTCGTACAAGCCGTGCGGAGCGCTCGGCGCAATGATCTTTGTCGATCCGGAGTCAGCCGAGGGCGCGTGGCTCAGTAGTTCGTTGCGAGACGACATTACGCCGGTGCCCGAGGCGCGTCGCGTGGTCTGCGTCCGGGAACTCAAGCGGCATCTCGACCAGCCGTTCGAGAGCCTGGGCATTCCCGAGCTGATCAGGCACTGCGTGCAGGCGCTTTGTCCGGGTGTGCCGCCGAGCCGCCGGCTGGATGAGCGGGTCACCCGGGTGCTGGCATCCATCCGCGGCTCAGACGAGCTGCGGATCTCGATCGAGGAGGCCGCGGCCATGGCGTTTCTCTCGCCCAGCCGCTTCGCGCACCTGTTCAAGCAGCAGGTGGGTTTGCCGTTCAGGCGCTACATGCTGTGGCGCAAGTTGACCCGCGCCATGCTGGTCATTGGCCGCGGACAGACCATCTCCACCGCCGCCCACGAGGCGGACTTCTCGGACGCGGCCCACCTTACGCGGACCTTTTATCAGATGGTCGGCCTGGCGCCGTCGCTGCTGATGCGCGGCCGGTTCTTCGAGATCGCCCCGCCCTTCGAAATCCCTGAGAATAGCTGA
- a CDS encoding PDZ domain-containing protein: MQPARPYRPKVSRETRLLLTAAAVAIAVLWLLARVRFQGLPDAPNPIPAVFSQLASPPRYDDLAGQLAQIQSRVQPSLLVLDAPVPAPRSVAIKLRDDFVVSHLAPAAPAGPRKDATVMAHDSASGLAIASSMAAASMSLPLPWTPRRLPQPRYFFATRTNAAGVSLYPVFVGSLTTIETPLWAEPLWTAPTGTPLVPGSWLFTTDAELAGLVVALDGEAMIVPIALVLAEAERLLSAPPGAGGIVGVEVQALTPPIAALTKASGGVVVTAVDAAGPGEGQLRVGDVIESVGGVPLPTLRHWRVRVARLSAGETLGLRVRRGGELQEVALVAAAPSPTPVSPLLGLALRASPRGGAEVVRVDRGSVADRAGLAVGDVITLIANVQAPSPAAVVRAFNLTTEGQRVLIAVTRGDAHFVAALAR, from the coding sequence ATGCAGCCAGCACGTCCGTATCGGCCCAAGGTATCGCGCGAGACCCGATTACTGCTGACGGCAGCCGCGGTCGCGATCGCCGTGCTGTGGTTGCTGGCGCGGGTCAGGTTCCAGGGCCTGCCCGACGCGCCAAATCCGATCCCGGCGGTGTTCAGTCAATTGGCGAGCCCGCCGCGCTACGACGATCTCGCCGGGCAGCTCGCGCAGATCCAGTCGCGGGTGCAGCCGTCGCTGCTCGTCCTCGACGCGCCGGTCCCGGCGCCGCGAAGCGTCGCGATCAAGCTCCGAGACGACTTCGTCGTGTCGCACCTGGCGCCGGCCGCCCCAGCGGGGCCGCGCAAGGACGCGACCGTGATGGCGCACGATTCCGCGTCGGGCCTGGCCATCGCCAGCTCGATGGCCGCGGCGAGCATGTCGCTGCCGTTGCCGTGGACGCCGCGACGTCTTCCGCAGCCGCGCTATTTCTTTGCCACTCGCACGAACGCCGCCGGCGTCTCGCTGTACCCGGTGTTCGTCGGGTCCCTAACCACGATCGAGACGCCGCTCTGGGCGGAGCCGTTGTGGACGGCGCCGACGGGCACTCCACTCGTGCCGGGCTCGTGGTTGTTTACCACCGACGCGGAACTGGCAGGCCTGGTCGTGGCCCTCGACGGCGAGGCGATGATCGTGCCGATCGCGCTGGTACTCGCCGAGGCGGAGCGGTTGCTCTCGGCGCCGCCTGGCGCCGGCGGGATTGTCGGTGTCGAGGTGCAGGCGCTGACGCCACCGATTGCCGCGTTGACCAAGGCAAGCGGCGGCGTCGTGGTGACGGCGGTTGACGCCGCCGGCCCGGGCGAAGGCCAACTGCGCGTCGGCGACGTGATCGAGTCGGTCGGCGGCGTCCCGTTGCCGACCCTTCGGCATTGGCGCGTGCGGGTGGCCCGCCTGTCGGCGGGCGAGACGCTCGGTCTTCGCGTCCGGCGTGGTGGCGAACTGCAGGAGGTCGCGCTGGTCGCAGCGGCGCCCTCGCCAACGCCGGTGAGTCCTCTCCTCGGCCTCGCGCTTCGGGCGTCGCCCAGGGGCGGCGCGGAAGTGGTGCGAGTCGATCGCGGGTCGGTGGCCGACCGCGCCGGGCTGGCGGTGGGCGACGTGATCACCCTGATCGCCAACGTCCAGGCCCCATCGCCCGCCGCGGTGGTGCGCGCCTTCAACCTCACCACCGAAGGCCAGCGCGTGCTGATTGCCGTGACGCGCGGCGACGCGCATTTCGTGGCGGCCCTCGCGCGATGA
- a CDS encoding PRC-barrel domain-containing protein: protein MVRSVRNLQKLEIAATDGPIGSVADVLFDDDRWVVRYLVVDTGSWLPGRRVLISPNSVVQTEWDAQRLVLAISRDQVQHSPHVDTHKPVSRQHEVDHLNYYGYPHYWVSPEVWAPVTLPDATPNNAGTPDDPHLRSAAEVFGYAIRATDGELGHVDDLLLEDVSWAVRYLVVDTSNWWFGRHVLMAPEWISDINWPERHVAVDLTREAVKDSPPYDRARHTDRQWEAAYYERLGRPGYWLTPNQVRRIKRAQEHLRPPTR from the coding sequence ATGGTTCGCAGTGTCAGGAATCTGCAGAAGCTCGAGATCGCCGCCACCGACGGCCCCATCGGCTCGGTCGCCGACGTTCTCTTCGACGATGACCGATGGGTCGTCCGCTACCTCGTCGTTGATACCGGCAGCTGGCTGCCTGGTCGCCGCGTGCTGATCTCGCCGAACTCGGTCGTGCAGACCGAGTGGGACGCGCAGCGGCTGGTGCTGGCGATCTCACGCGACCAGGTCCAGCACAGTCCCCATGTTGACACCCACAAGCCGGTGTCGCGCCAGCATGAGGTGGACCACCTGAACTACTACGGCTACCCCCACTACTGGGTCAGTCCGGAGGTGTGGGCGCCGGTCACCCTCCCGGACGCAACCCCGAACAACGCCGGGACGCCCGATGACCCGCACCTGCGCAGCGCCGCCGAAGTGTTTGGGTATGCGATCCGCGCCACTGACGGCGAGCTCGGCCATGTCGATGACCTGCTGCTCGAGGACGTGAGCTGGGCAGTTCGCTATCTCGTCGTCGATACCAGCAACTGGTGGTTTGGCCGGCACGTGCTGATGGCGCCCGAATGGATCTCGGACATCAACTGGCCCGAGCGCCATGTTGCGGTGGACCTGACGCGCGAGGCGGTCAAGGACTCCCCGCCGTACGATCGCGCCAGGCATACCGACCGGCAGTGGGAAGCGGCCTACTACGAACGGCTGGGGCGGCCCGGGTACTGGCTGACGCCGAACCAGGTGCGCAGGATCAAGCGCGCCCAGGAGCACCTGCGACCGCCGACGCGTTGA
- a CDS encoding cytochrome c: MPRRGRHGLRAGGDHTAAAANGPSGLSDRTRPFRRDSVRAVITGSLRLKPTQGNDEMPHWRGSLDGPTVGGRVTELDALLAYLETIQREPYGVDAGISVAARARAGAPLFATYCAGCHGPDGRGVSAPGSAPPSPLPDLTTVASRHGGNLDVGRLYEWIARGRHEGGMPAWDSAFRKAGWPAVMTTANIEALARYVESIQRQ, translated from the coding sequence GTGCCACGGCGCGGCCGCCACGGGCTACGGGCCGGCGGCGACCACACTGCGGCAGCGGCCAACGGACCTTCCGGGCTGTCGGATCGAACCCGCCCCTTCCGTCGCGACAGTGTTCGTGCCGTCATCACCGGCTCCCTTCGCCTGAAGCCGACACAGGGGAACGACGAGATGCCGCACTGGCGGGGTTCGCTCGACGGCCCGACGGTTGGTGGCCGCGTGACCGAACTGGACGCACTGTTGGCGTACCTCGAGACGATCCAGCGCGAGCCATACGGCGTGGACGCGGGAATCTCGGTCGCAGCGCGGGCGCGCGCCGGGGCGCCGTTGTTCGCCACGTACTGCGCCGGCTGCCACGGTCCAGATGGTCGCGGCGTGTCAGCGCCCGGCTCGGCCCCGCCCAGCCCTCTACCCGATCTCACGACGGTGGCGTCGCGCCACGGCGGCAACCTCGACGTCGGCCGGCTCTACGAGTGGATCGCGCGCGGCCGCCACGAGGGCGGCATGCCGGCGTGGGACAGCGCCTTTCGCAAGGCGGGATGGCCCGCCGTCATGACCACGGCGAACATCGAGGCCCTCGCCCGCTACGTGGAATCAATCCAGCGGCAATAG